In Callospermophilus lateralis isolate mCalLat2 chromosome 10, mCalLat2.hap1, whole genome shotgun sequence, a single genomic region encodes these proteins:
- the Sst gene encoding somatostatin, with protein sequence MLSCRLQCALAALSIILALGGVSGAPSDPRLRQFLQKSLAAAAGKQELAKYFLAELLSEPNQTENDALEPEDLSQAAEQDEMRLELQRSANSNPAMAPRERKAGCKNFFWKTFTSC encoded by the exons ATGCTGTCCTGCCGCCTCCAGTGCGCGCTGGCCGCGCTCTCTATCATCCTGGCCCTGGGCGGTGTCAGCGGCGCACCCTCGGACCCCAGGCTCCGTCAGTTTCTGCAGAAGTCCCTGGCTGCTGCCGCAGGAAAGCAG GAACTGGCCAAGTACTTCTTGGCAGAGCTGCTGTCTGAGCCCAACCAGACGGAGAACGATGCCCTGGAACCTGAAGATTTGTCCCAGGCTGCTGAGCAGGATGAGATGAGGCTGGAGCTGCAGAGATCTGCTAATTCAAACCCGGCCATGGCACCCCGAGAACGCAAGGCTGGCTGCAAGAATTTCTTCTGGAAGACTTTCACATCCTGTTag